A window from Puniceicoccus vermicola encodes these proteins:
- a CDS encoding glycosyl hydrolase family 28-related protein, producing MKSSIPLALTALFATAASLFASDAPTAPSSSSEWRSELYPVDWEPGKVFLDGYSLNDFSYAGYHSGQKPLPIANSREPVFDVTEAPFLADPTGTRDSTTAIQGAIEAASQAGGGVVFIPEGVFRISPQTPYIDGRKRTVFHIQTSNLVVRGAGPKKTHLFNDDPMMRTTSIFHVSPRIRQNGPPLWFVPKSETTPLEQDIPKGATTLQIDDVDKFAIGDTVSIREDVTQQFIDSFAPREIFSRLQKLNLGQIYPRKIIGIERETNTLTFDIPVHTNLRADANLRIFKIQPLLEEVGIEHLSIGMILDPSIAANSATRKGNAPGGNDVEDWIYFSNGIEHGDWKQLLNSETSSLYGLHASYLIHFEHVANSWIRDVHTYRPESNREAVHLLSNGFALDWSRQITVTGCHLANTAFVGGGGNGYGISMGGQDCLVEQTSIDRFRRPISHRFRSTAGNVILECSFSNSIGADWHMWLSPANLMDSITVDRCIIEAHFRGPDHGFGTTETVIWNTTGKQYRPSWYDPDNSFIINTDQTGKGYVIGTSGPAFEVRRDSVDTKEPDWVEGVGRGDTLVPQSLYRDQLSRRLARAEPQKPILEN from the coding sequence ATGAAATCCTCCATCCCACTCGCCCTTACGGCCCTCTTTGCCACTGCTGCCTCTCTCTTTGCATCCGATGCACCCACCGCCCCATCGTCATCCTCTGAATGGCGGTCGGAGCTCTACCCCGTCGATTGGGAGCCAGGAAAGGTTTTTCTCGATGGATACTCCCTGAATGATTTCTCGTATGCTGGCTATCATTCCGGCCAAAAACCTCTCCCCATTGCGAACTCCCGGGAACCGGTATTCGACGTAACCGAAGCCCCATTCCTCGCCGACCCAACCGGAACTCGGGACAGCACCACGGCAATTCAAGGCGCCATTGAAGCCGCAAGCCAAGCTGGTGGCGGAGTCGTATTCATTCCAGAGGGAGTATTTCGCATCTCCCCGCAAACCCCATACATCGACGGAAGAAAAAGGACGGTATTTCATATCCAAACCAGCAACCTCGTTGTTCGTGGAGCGGGTCCGAAAAAGACCCATCTGTTCAACGATGATCCGATGATGCGGACCACGAGCATTTTTCACGTATCGCCTCGGATCCGGCAAAACGGCCCTCCGCTCTGGTTTGTCCCAAAGTCCGAGACCACTCCTCTCGAGCAGGACATCCCGAAGGGAGCAACAACGCTACAGATCGATGATGTCGACAAATTTGCAATCGGTGACACCGTAAGCATCCGGGAAGACGTCACCCAACAGTTCATCGATTCCTTCGCTCCCAGAGAAATCTTCAGTCGATTGCAGAAACTGAATCTCGGTCAAATCTATCCCCGCAAGATCATCGGGATCGAGCGGGAAACGAATACTCTGACCTTCGATATTCCCGTCCATACCAATCTTCGGGCAGACGCCAATCTGAGAATCTTCAAGATTCAGCCGCTGTTGGAAGAAGTGGGAATCGAGCACCTCTCGATCGGGATGATCCTAGACCCCTCCATTGCGGCAAACAGCGCCACGCGCAAAGGCAATGCACCGGGTGGCAACGATGTCGAAGATTGGATCTATTTCAGCAACGGAATCGAACACGGAGACTGGAAACAGCTTCTCAACTCCGAAACCAGCTCCCTCTACGGCCTCCATGCTTCCTATCTGATCCACTTTGAGCATGTCGCCAACAGCTGGATCCGCGACGTCCACACCTACCGCCCCGAATCCAACCGCGAAGCAGTCCACCTCCTTTCCAATGGATTCGCCCTCGACTGGTCTCGCCAGATCACGGTCACGGGGTGTCATCTAGCGAATACCGCGTTTGTCGGCGGCGGTGGCAATGGGTACGGCATATCAATGGGAGGACAGGACTGCCTCGTCGAGCAAACCAGTATCGACCGCTTTCGACGCCCGATCTCCCATCGATTCCGATCCACTGCTGGAAACGTCATCCTGGAATGCAGTTTCTCCAATAGTATCGGAGCGGACTGGCACATGTGGCTTTCGCCCGCGAATCTTATGGACAGCATTACGGTCGACCGCTGCATCATCGAGGCTCATTTTCGCGGCCCCGACCATGGATTCGGCACCACCGAAACCGTGATCTGGAATACCACTGGCAAACAATACCGCCCGTCGTGGTACGATCCTGACAATTCATTCATCATCAACACGGACCAAACGGGAAAAGGCTATGTCATCGGAACCAGTGGCCCCGCCTTCGAAGTCCGCAGGGACTCCGTCGACACTAAAGAGCCCGACTGGGTCGAGGGCGTAGGCCGTGGAGACACCTTGGTTCCCCAGTCTCTCTACCGGGACCAGCTGTCTCGCCGACTGGCCCGAGCTGAGCCCCAAAAACCTATTTTGGAAAACTAA
- a CDS encoding SGNH/GDSL hydrolase family protein: MTQSNTLDFAAFAKRAEAGERLTVTFFGGSLTWGAQATDPLKTSYRALIGKKMQERYPEAHFTFVDAAIGGTGSQLGAFRLQRDVLAHEPDLVFLDFTVNDGASKIPEDDRLSSYESIIRRMVSAGIPVVQMLLAVKVDVEKVTDRPLDALHREIGEAYGLPVGDAVAVMRAAVNSGEVTPEELWDLPYDSTHPGDAGYALYAKAAWGAYSSAVEEKRICQVPEAMVHTDRYMRIDRFPLCTLENLPEGWSRGVPRRDAIAFDFICSRWMDDLAIASSKEGKAPQPLMLSFVGESILLFGEGTQRSGSFEIRIDEGEPQEYPTVCAGGSMRYLQIVAMDLKPDVAHTISILPKLKGDEELRLESVCIAGGQVLVDG; encoded by the coding sequence ATGACCCAATCCAATACTCTTGATTTTGCCGCTTTTGCCAAACGAGCCGAAGCGGGTGAACGTTTAACTGTGACTTTCTTTGGGGGAAGCCTGACTTGGGGCGCGCAAGCGACGGATCCCCTGAAAACCTCGTATCGCGCCTTGATCGGGAAAAAGATGCAGGAGCGCTATCCGGAGGCCCATTTTACTTTTGTCGACGCGGCGATTGGTGGAACCGGCTCCCAACTGGGGGCATTCCGCTTGCAGCGCGATGTGCTGGCCCATGAGCCGGATTTGGTCTTTTTGGATTTTACCGTCAATGATGGGGCCTCGAAGATTCCCGAGGACGATCGGCTCTCCTCCTACGAATCGATCATTCGCAGGATGGTGTCGGCTGGTATTCCCGTGGTTCAGATGCTTTTGGCTGTAAAGGTCGATGTGGAGAAGGTCACGGACCGTCCCCTGGACGCCCTTCATCGGGAGATTGGGGAGGCCTACGGGCTGCCCGTGGGCGACGCGGTCGCGGTGATGCGGGCGGCGGTCAATTCGGGCGAGGTGACTCCGGAGGAGTTGTGGGATTTGCCGTACGATTCGACGCATCCTGGCGATGCGGGGTATGCTCTCTATGCCAAGGCTGCTTGGGGTGCTTATTCTTCTGCCGTAGAAGAGAAGCGGATTTGTCAGGTCCCAGAGGCGATGGTGCATACAGACCGTTATATGCGGATCGACCGCTTCCCGCTCTGCACTTTGGAAAATTTGCCGGAAGGCTGGAGCCGGGGAGTCCCACGCCGGGACGCCATTGCCTTCGACTTCATCTGCTCGCGTTGGATGGACGACTTGGCCATTGCTAGCAGCAAAGAGGGCAAGGCTCCCCAGCCTCTGATGCTTTCGTTCGTCGGGGAATCCATTCTTCTTTTCGGTGAGGGAACTCAGAGGTCCGGATCTTTTGAAATTCGCATCGATGAAGGTGAGCCGCAGGAGTATCCGACCGTATGCGCGGGAGGAAGTATGCGCTACTTGCAGATCGTAGCCATGGACCTGAAGCCGGACGTAGCCCACACGATCTCGATCCTTCCAAAGTTGAAGGGAGACGAAGAGCTTCGATTGGAGAGCGTCTGTATTGCCGGTGGCCAAGTGCTCGTCGACGGGTAG